The genomic DNA GTGCATCGTTCGGAGTTCACCCGAGCCGACGTTCCCGATGAAATCGAGTCGATTACGTGGTCCCTCCTGAGCGAACGGCCGCCGACAAACCCGCTCGTCGTACTCAATGCCGCTCGCTGGTGGTACATCCACGGGGCAGGTGAGTCCGACCCCGTGTACTGCTGGGCGATTGAGTGGGTTCGACACCTCACGACCGGCGAAGCGACTGCGAGCGGCCTGTTCGGCGAGTGTCGACAGTACCTTCGTAGCCTCGAGTGCGAGGACACCGACCAGTAGGTCGTCTCGCCTGTTTTTTGTGCGCCCCAGAGGGGTGCGGCGCGTCCTGGAGAGACGCATCAGAACTGAAGCCAATGGCAACAACGAGTTCCCCGTCGGTGTCGTTCGACGAGACCGACACGCGACACGATGAGATGCATCGCACGATCGAACAGTGGCTTGCGGACCTCGCTGACGACGTCGACAACGCTCGGGCGAGCAAGCAGTTCCAAGCGTGGCTGGACGTCCAGAGCCGGTTCCACGACTACTCCCACCGCAACACACTCCTCATCACCCTCCAATGCCCCGAGGCGACGAAAGTCGCCGGCTACCGGACGTGGCAAGCGGAGTTCGACCGATACGTCGAGGAAGGCGAGTCGGCAATCTGGATTTGGGCGCCGATCATCACGACCCAATGCCCCGAGTGTGGGAACGCACCGAGCTATCACGAAAACAGCGAGTGTGAGTACGATGAGACGCCACCCGAAGAGTGGTCAGAGGGCCTCGTGGGCTTCAAGCCCGCGCCCGTCTTCGACATTTCACAGACTGAGGGCGAACCACTTCCAGAGCTGGATACGGCGGCGACCGGTGAGCCTGATACGCTCGTCGAGGATCTCACCAACATCGCGTCGGACCTCGGTGTAACCGTCCGCATCGTCGGTCCCGACGAGTGGCGGCATGGCGAAGCGAAGGGTGTCTGCCAGTCACGAAGTGTCCAAGATCTCACCCCACCCGTTGAAGTGAAGAATCGCCCGAACCGCGCGGACCTCGCGGCAACAATCATCCACGAGTACGCCCACGCGATTCTGCACTTCGACATTACTGACGCAACTGAGCGGGCGAAACGCGAGGTCGAAGCGGAGGCCGTTGCGTACGTCGTTGGTCGATACCTCGGCTTGGATACGAGTGGGTCGGCGTTCTACCTCGCGGCGTGGCAGGGCGACGAGACGGACGTGCTGCAAGAGCGACTGGGTCGGATTAGCGGGACGGCCGAAGAGATTCTGTCGACACTCGACGCGGTCTAACCCCATCTGCCGTCCGGCGCAGTTTTTCATGCGCCCGAAGGGGTGCGCGAATTGCGCGCTGGCTACCATGATTCCTGTACTACCAGAGTTCGATCCACCTACGCGTGTCCTCAAGCGAGCGCAGTACGAGGCGTTTGCATTCGAACTCCTTGATGGCGATGTCCGTGTACGCAACGAGA from Haloferax sp. Atlit-12N includes the following:
- a CDS encoding DUF955 domain-containing protein, producing the protein MATTSSPSVSFDETDTRHDEMHRTIEQWLADLADDVDNARASKQFQAWLDVQSRFHDYSHRNTLLITLQCPEATKVAGYRTWQAEFDRYVEEGESAIWIWAPIITTQCPECGNAPSYHENSECEYDETPPEEWSEGLVGFKPAPVFDISQTEGEPLPELDTAATGEPDTLVEDLTNIASDLGVTVRIVGPDEWRHGEAKGVCQSRSVQDLTPPVEVKNRPNRADLAATIIHEYAHAILHFDITDATERAKREVEAEAVAYVVGRYLGLDTSGSAFYLAAWQGDETDVLQERLGRISGTAEEILSTLDAV